A window from Chitinophaga filiformis encodes these proteins:
- a CDS encoding TonB-dependent receptor, whose amino-acid sequence MYKKFTELLFRRHAHAWSNFHLKMKLTAILIVVAVIQLKAESFAQKISVNVNNARFSEVIAELRKQTDYDFLYNNEVIKNVKPVTLRIKNANLREVLDRCFKDQPVSYSISNKTVLIMARPAPQPANDNDIQKEQRLRISGTVTDETNAEPLIGASVVVEGSAIGASTDEKGFFSLDVPGAGAVLVISYVGYQPQKIAVGNQTTLQIKLLREDAKLDAVVVVGYGTRTKGAITGAISTVKSDVFESRPLNNSYDALQGTIPGLTITKASGQPGSTTYGFQVRGYSSVNGNAPLVLIDGIPGDINTINTNDIAEVTVLKDAAAAIYGARAANGVIIVSTKRGKKGPPTVTYTANIGYKTPTYLRKMQNTMEFARFMDEGLRNVGINGFSQEVFDKIAANAPPDPTGWNYGVTNYPGFYGYTDWNKVIYKDATQQLHNINVSGGGENNSYLLSAGYNRDNGIVRFGENKSNGYNLRLNYDLRLSDHFAVETRSYFDNRAVVTPTLLGSALTNVTRQFPYQAVYNKVGQFYGYQGYEGPAQYLEEGGRQLSNLSRFGANVKIDYTIIPGLKLTGQAAVRMEYQNGSTTNRTITRHNWEGGVQDVRNTPNSANYSNDKLLNKLYQGYLDYNKKFGRDHGINFTGGASLEQTRSEGQTTNGYNFISNDIFTLNLADRTKAAYANFTGYLNNQALASYFGRLSYTFREKLIVDFTARADGSSKFSPEKRWSAVFPSAAVAYNLSEERFIKKMNVFDLMKLRLSWGKMGNQDIGELGLYDYIPLITIGGNYPIGSPNAGLPGANANPASSTRTWETIETRNIGIDLAALRSRLSFSFDYYNKINNDMLVNVAVPALYGATPPSTNQGKLDTKGFEMMITWKDQVNDFRYSVSLQLSDSRNKLVELRNTDNYGEGLNKFRQGYPIYSYFGYVYEGIIKTAEQLNNYKKLQGVPSRISIGDVMYKDVDGDGKLTAFGDKTKGLSGDMKYLGNLTPRYTYSANLSAGYKNFDLQIFLQGVGKRNVIYEGAISQPNTFFWPSLEYFYGKTWSPDRPDAKYPRYLPGNLGYDDVRSYNYRASALTRQNVAYLRFKVITLGYNIPGSILKKAGIKSARIYFSGQDLFTFSKGTLGGNFDPEDGYRNEGTYPFNKVYSLGLNVKF is encoded by the coding sequence ATGTATAAAAAATTCACTGAATTACTGTTCAGGAGGCATGCTCATGCCTGGTCTAATTTCCATTTAAAAATGAAGCTCACCGCCATTTTAATAGTCGTAGCTGTCATCCAGTTAAAGGCAGAATCGTTTGCACAGAAGATCTCTGTCAACGTTAACAATGCCAGGTTCTCAGAAGTGATTGCCGAACTCAGGAAGCAAACAGATTACGATTTCCTCTACAACAACGAGGTGATAAAAAACGTCAAACCGGTCACCTTAAGAATAAAGAACGCGAACCTGCGGGAAGTGCTGGACAGGTGTTTCAAAGACCAGCCGGTCAGCTATTCCATTTCAAACAAAACGGTGCTGATCATGGCCAGACCGGCCCCTCAGCCTGCAAACGATAACGATATTCAAAAGGAACAGCGCTTGAGAATAAGCGGTACTGTTACAGATGAAACCAATGCAGAGCCATTGATAGGAGCATCTGTAGTTGTAGAGGGAAGCGCTATAGGCGCCAGTACAGATGAAAAGGGCTTCTTTTCTCTCGATGTGCCAGGAGCCGGTGCTGTACTCGTAATATCTTATGTGGGCTACCAGCCGCAGAAGATAGCCGTAGGCAATCAGACCACCCTGCAGATAAAGCTGCTCCGTGAAGATGCCAAGCTGGATGCGGTGGTGGTGGTCGGTTATGGCACGAGAACAAAAGGTGCCATCACAGGCGCCATCTCTACTGTAAAATCGGATGTATTTGAGAGCAGACCGCTTAATAACAGTTATGACGCATTGCAGGGTACCATACCAGGCCTTACTATCACCAAAGCCAGCGGTCAGCCGGGCAGCACCACCTACGGCTTCCAGGTAAGAGGTTATTCATCTGTGAATGGTAATGCTCCATTAGTGCTGATTGACGGCATTCCCGGCGATATCAATACCATCAATACCAATGATATTGCCGAAGTAACTGTTTTAAAGGATGCTGCTGCGGCCATTTATGGCGCAAGGGCGGCCAACGGTGTGATCATTGTAAGTACCAAACGTGGTAAAAAAGGTCCACCCACCGTTACCTATACCGCCAATATCGGTTACAAAACGCCTACCTACCTGAGGAAAATGCAGAATACTATGGAGTTTGCAAGATTCATGGATGAGGGACTGCGGAACGTAGGTATAAACGGCTTTTCCCAGGAAGTGTTCGACAAGATTGCTGCCAACGCGCCGCCAGACCCTACGGGGTGGAATTATGGCGTTACGAATTATCCTGGTTTCTACGGGTATACTGACTGGAATAAGGTCATTTACAAAGACGCGACACAGCAGTTACATAATATCAATGTTTCCGGCGGCGGAGAGAATAACAGCTACCTCTTGTCTGCCGGCTACAACCGCGATAATGGCATTGTGCGGTTCGGGGAGAACAAATCGAACGGCTACAATCTCCGCCTCAATTATGACCTTCGCCTCAGTGATCATTTTGCTGTGGAAACACGGTCTTATTTTGATAACAGGGCGGTGGTGACGCCTACCTTGCTGGGAAGCGCCTTAACGAATGTAACAAGGCAATTCCCTTATCAGGCTGTTTACAATAAGGTAGGACAGTTCTATGGCTACCAGGGTTACGAAGGCCCTGCACAGTACCTGGAGGAAGGTGGCCGGCAATTGAGCAATTTGTCCCGCTTTGGTGCAAACGTGAAAATAGATTATACCATCATTCCTGGCCTTAAGCTTACCGGACAGGCGGCTGTAAGAATGGAATACCAGAATGGCAGTACAACCAACCGTACCATTACCCGCCATAACTGGGAGGGAGGTGTACAGGATGTGCGCAATACCCCGAATTCCGCGAATTACAGCAATGATAAACTACTGAATAAGCTATACCAGGGCTACCTGGATTACAATAAGAAATTCGGCCGGGATCACGGCATTAACTTTACCGGCGGGGCCTCCCTGGAGCAAACCAGGAGTGAGGGACAGACCACCAACGGTTATAATTTCATCAGTAATGACATCTTTACCCTAAACCTCGCAGACAGAACGAAGGCGGCTTATGCAAACTTTACCGGGTACCTGAACAACCAGGCGCTGGCCTCTTACTTCGGCAGGTTAAGCTATACCTTCAGGGAAAAACTGATCGTCGACTTTACGGCCCGCGCGGACGGAAGCTCTAAGTTTTCGCCCGAAAAGCGCTGGAGCGCCGTATTCCCTTCTGCGGCCGTAGCCTACAACCTGTCAGAGGAAAGGTTCATCAAAAAAATGAATGTATTTGACCTGATGAAGCTGAGATTATCCTGGGGCAAAATGGGCAACCAGGATATTGGGGAACTGGGACTATACGACTATATCCCGCTTATCACCATCGGTGGTAATTACCCTATAGGCTCGCCTAATGCAGGCCTGCCAGGGGCTAACGCCAACCCTGCATCGTCAACGAGGACCTGGGAGACCATAGAAACGCGGAACATCGGTATTGACCTCGCCGCTTTGCGGTCCAGGCTCTCCTTTTCCTTTGATTACTATAATAAGATCAATAACGACATGCTCGTGAACGTAGCTGTGCCGGCGCTATACGGTGCTACGCCTCCTTCCACCAATCAGGGTAAACTCGACACCAAAGGTTTTGAAATGATGATCACCTGGAAAGACCAGGTAAATGATTTCAGGTACAGTGTGTCCCTGCAATTGAGCGATAGCAGGAATAAACTGGTGGAACTGCGGAATACGGACAATTACGGCGAGGGGCTCAACAAATTCAGACAAGGTTATCCAATTTATTCCTATTTCGGTTATGTGTATGAGGGCATTATTAAAACAGCCGAACAGCTGAATAATTACAAAAAGCTCCAGGGCGTTCCTTCCCGGATATCAATTGGTGATGTCATGTATAAAGATGTGGACGGGGATGGGAAGCTGACGGCATTCGGCGACAAAACCAAAGGCTTGTCGGGCGATATGAAATACCTGGGTAATCTTACTCCCCGTTATACTTATTCTGCCAATCTCAGTGCCGGTTACAAAAATTTCGACCTGCAGATCTTCCTGCAGGGTGTAGGCAAACGGAACGTCATCTATGAAGGCGCCATTAGCCAGCCTAACACCTTCTTCTGGCCTTCACTGGAATACTTTTATGGCAAGACCTGGTCGCCCGACAGGCCAGACGCAAAATATCCCAGGTACCTGCCAGGCAATTTAGGATATGATGATGTGAGGAGCTATAACTACCGTGCCTCCGCCCTTACGCGGCAGAACGTGGCTTACCTGCGGTTCAAGGTCATCACGCTGGGATATAATATTCCCGGAAGTATCCTGAAAAAAGCCGGGATCAAATCAGCCCGCATCTACTTCAGCGGACAGGATCTCTTTACCTTCTCAAAGGGCACTTTGGGCGGGAACTTTGACCCGGAAGACGGATATCGTAATGAGGGTACCTATCCCTTCAATAAGGTGTATTCACTGGGCTTAAATGTAAAATTTTAA
- a CDS encoding FecR family protein, with protein sequence MQAPEIKELLEKYKKGVITDEEMALLETWYLQWRPEPLDVSAEELETLKSEVWQSLHLQDAAPVRRHWRKQLAAAAAVLVLLGAALYFLGPGTGKKPDTTKMVAVRKQANEFMPGSNRATLTLSNGQQIVLTNAQNGELAEDASVAISKKADGELVYDHPRKQEGTGPALNTLAAPRGGQYHLTLSDGTQVWLNAASSITYPVSFNGKERSVTVRGEAYFEVAQLEGQPFKVHTARQEITVLGTHFNVKAYPDDPDISTTLLTGSVKVTNMTSGIAAVLKPGQQASTMNAGAQLDVRSVDAEDAISWKNGYFLFDDQDITSIMKIISRWYDVDIEYKGPPGNERFGGTFSRASYMPEILTNLERIGHVHFELFPGKVTVTTQVQ encoded by the coding sequence ATGCAAGCACCGGAAATAAAGGAACTACTGGAGAAATATAAAAAAGGCGTCATTACTGACGAGGAGATGGCCTTATTGGAAACCTGGTACCTGCAATGGCGCCCCGAGCCGCTGGATGTCTCCGCTGAAGAGCTGGAAACGCTTAAAAGCGAGGTGTGGCAATCTTTGCACCTGCAGGATGCGGCGCCCGTTCGCAGGCACTGGCGGAAACAGCTGGCCGCTGCTGCGGCAGTGCTTGTACTGCTTGGGGCTGCCCTGTATTTCCTCGGCCCTGGTACCGGTAAAAAGCCAGACACCACGAAAATGGTGGCGGTCCGCAAGCAGGCGAATGAATTTATGCCGGGGAGTAACCGGGCTACATTGACCTTGTCCAACGGGCAGCAGATCGTGTTAACAAACGCGCAGAACGGGGAACTGGCAGAGGACGCCTCCGTTGCTATCAGCAAAAAGGCAGATGGTGAGCTGGTATATGACCATCCACGAAAACAGGAGGGTACAGGCCCTGCACTGAATACCCTGGCCGCTCCCAGGGGCGGGCAGTATCATCTTACCTTGTCTGACGGTACGCAGGTCTGGCTCAATGCTGCATCTTCCATCACTTATCCGGTTTCCTTTAATGGAAAGGAGCGGAGCGTGACGGTAAGGGGGGAGGCCTATTTTGAAGTGGCGCAACTGGAAGGCCAGCCGTTTAAAGTGCATACCGCCAGACAGGAGATCACTGTACTGGGCACCCATTTCAATGTGAAGGCTTATCCGGATGATCCGGATATCAGTACCACCCTGCTAACCGGCAGTGTGAAGGTGACCAATATGACATCAGGAATTGCCGCTGTGCTGAAGCCGGGACAGCAAGCCAGCACCATGAACGCCGGCGCACAACTGGACGTTCGGTCAGTAGATGCAGAAGATGCCATTTCATGGAAGAATGGTTATTTCCTGTTTGACGACCAGGATATTACAAGCATTATGAAAATAATAAGCAGGTGGTACGATGTAGATATTGAATACAAGGGGCCACCGGGCAATGAAAGATTTGGGGGTACTTTTTCACGCGCTTCCTATATGCCGGAAATACTTACGAACCTCGAACGGATCGGACATGTACATTTTGAGCTCTTTCCCGGGAAAGTGACCGTGACCACACAGGTGCAGTAA